The following is a genomic window from Elaeis guineensis isolate ETL-2024a chromosome 10, EG11, whole genome shotgun sequence.
TCGGCCAGCAGGCCCGCCAGGTGTTCGAGACCCTCCTGATCCTCCATCTCGAGCTCGGCGCCTCCGCCACCTGCCGCGCCGCCTCCTCTGCTTCGGCAAGGACGGCTACGTTACCCTCTTCTCCCGCGGCTCCGAGCGCCTTGGCCCCAAGTACGGTCGGCGCGGATTCGCCCGCCTCCTCGTGGGCACATCCCGGCCGCCAAAGTAATTGAGACGGCTGGGAGTTGAGGTGATATCGATCGGACGGTGCAGGATCTCTACACCGCGGATGTGAGGAGGATGGTGGTGGGGTTGGGGGGAGTGGGGCCCGCCCGCGGATCGTGTGAGAGTGGGCGTACGGGTTGGACGGACGAGATTGCGTGGAAGAGGTGGACGAGATTGTCGCGGCGTATAGCGCGAAGCTCTCCGCCTGACTTCGGAGACTGGATTCTGAGCTGGCAGCCGCCGGGATCGCGCGCCGTGATGTGTATCACGGGCGGTGATGGAGATCATCACCAACCCTCTGATCCATGGTACACACTTCTGGCTCTGTTTGGCGACTCTTTTTACAAGTTTTAACGGTCATCCTTTAAATCCCAAGCCATTAGCCTTAGCTACTAATCTTCTCTTGTATTGCTTTAGGTTGCATTTGATGCATCTCCGGACAATCTTAGAAGGTAACGTAGATGGTCTTCAAGATAGATTGCAATCAGTAAATTATCAATAATGTTGATTATTATATATGGTATACATAgataatattacagtaaaattattaaaaattttgattgcatatttggtatgacaatcggATTATCagtaatgtgaaatcaaattcttaaaatatctctaataattttatccggatgctcttctttttttct
Proteins encoded in this region:
- the LOC114914554 gene encoding uncharacterized protein encodes the protein MGLPPVPPFYGVNGRDSGDDGRLPTSSRHPRRSSPVATAGGRYGYDRFLFQWLGQQARQVFETLLILHLELGASATCRAASSASARTATLPSSPAAPSALAPSTVGADSPASSWAHPGRQSN